Proteins encoded by one window of Sulfurospirillum barnesii SES-3:
- a CDS encoding DUF697 domain-containing protein, translating into MVFVDREEHALKIVKNYMWWSMGAGLIPVPFVDLAAVTGIQLKMLSDISKCYDMEFSEHKGKSIIAALLGSVVPNQLSKGSLGSLLKMVPVVGPVLSGLSMSIFSGASGYALGKVFIQHYESGGTFLTFDPEKVRNYYKESFERGMEVAEKFEQGQSAQSEQAKI; encoded by the coding sequence ATGGTTTTTGTGGACAGAGAAGAACATGCTTTAAAAATTGTTAAGAACTACATGTGGTGGTCGATGGGTGCAGGGCTTATTCCTGTTCCGTTTGTTGATCTAGCAGCTGTTACTGGTATTCAGCTTAAAATGCTCTCTGATATATCAAAGTGCTATGATATGGAATTTTCAGAACATAAGGGCAAGTCTATTATTGCTGCACTTTTAGGCTCCGTTGTCCCAAACCAGCTTTCAAAAGGTTCTTTAGGCAGCCTTTTAAAAATGGTTCCTGTTGTAGGTCCTGTGTTGAGTGGTTTGTCAATGTCTATATTTTCTGGAGCTAGCGGATATGCTTTAGGAAAAGTATTTATTCAGCACTATGAATCGGGTGGAACTTTCCTTACCTTTGATCCTGAAAAAGTAAGAAACTATTATAAAGAGTCCTTTGAACGAGGTATGGAAGTAGCTGAAAAGTTCGAACAGGGACAAAGTGCCCAATCCGAACAAGCAAAGATATAA
- a CDS encoding cyclic peptide export ABC transporter: MKNYFNNSSIQFLQKESRGVNQKLIVIIVLSGISNALLLAIVNASITPEFLKNPETKYFFIFALCIGLFIYSLRYLMYNSSEIIEEAVDKVRTRLVDKILMCDLRTLEEIGDSDVYTRISRETASISQNMRSIFMAAQSAFMVVFTVLYISFISFQAFLISAAMILFATFIYLRNRKVLEQHLHESSQEEDELFSTITDVLNGFKELKMNRKKSKDVRDYFYQKSGGVRRTRTNVMLEYANNYVFSETFFYILIGTIVFILPVLASNFEENIVKVVTAILFLIGPLTNTVMQIPILSQVGLSVNNIYTLEERIDTLVQGSDICADEEIKDAAAFGSIQFENVEFSYNTPDGAHSFSAGPFSFSINKGEVLFIVGGNGSGKTTLMKLMTALYFPNKGRILLDNIVVTKENSQSYRELFSVIFSEFHLFKKLYGLSKTDPEQVTKLLKLMEIDHKTDYKNGAFTNINLSTGQRKRLALIVTYLEDKEIYMFDEWAADQDPHFRKYFYHTLVPELKKRGKTVIAVSHDDRYFGEADRVLGMDYGKITEIRSNRSEI, from the coding sequence TTGAAAAATTATTTCAACAATAGTTCGATTCAATTTCTTCAAAAAGAATCAAGAGGTGTTAATCAAAAACTGATTGTTATAATAGTGCTCTCAGGCATTTCAAATGCGCTTCTTCTTGCTATTGTAAATGCGTCAATAACGCCCGAGTTTTTAAAAAACCCTGAAACAAAATACTTTTTTATTTTTGCTTTGTGTATAGGCCTTTTTATATACTCTCTACGTTATTTGATGTATAACTCAAGCGAGATTATAGAAGAAGCAGTCGATAAAGTACGAACCCGTCTGGTTGACAAAATTTTGATGTGCGATCTAAGAACCCTTGAGGAAATTGGGGATTCTGATGTATACACACGAATAAGCAGAGAAACCGCTTCCATTTCACAGAATATGCGTTCTATCTTCATGGCAGCACAGTCTGCATTTATGGTCGTTTTTACCGTACTTTATATTTCATTTATCTCTTTTCAGGCATTTTTGATAAGTGCGGCTATGATTCTTTTTGCCACTTTTATCTATCTTCGAAACAGAAAAGTGCTAGAACAGCATCTGCATGAATCTTCACAAGAAGAAGACGAGCTTTTTAGCACTATTACCGATGTTCTCAATGGCTTTAAAGAGCTGAAGATGAACCGCAAAAAAAGCAAAGATGTCAGAGACTATTTTTATCAAAAATCTGGGGGTGTAAGGCGGACACGAACGAATGTCATGCTTGAATATGCCAACAATTATGTTTTCTCTGAAACATTTTTTTATATTTTGATTGGAACAATTGTTTTTATTTTGCCTGTACTTGCTTCCAACTTTGAAGAGAACATTGTCAAGGTTGTAACGGCCATTTTATTTCTTATTGGTCCCCTCACAAATACAGTGATGCAGATTCCTATTTTGTCACAAGTTGGTCTTTCGGTCAATAATATCTATACGCTAGAAGAGCGCATCGATACACTTGTTCAAGGAAGCGACATTTGTGCGGATGAAGAGATTAAAGATGCGGCTGCATTTGGGAGTATTCAGTTTGAAAATGTTGAATTTTCTTACAATACACCTGATGGAGCACACTCTTTCTCTGCAGGTCCTTTTAGTTTTAGCATTAATAAAGGAGAAGTACTTTTTATTGTTGGTGGCAATGGTAGTGGTAAAACAACGCTGATGAAGCTAATGACAGCACTCTATTTCCCCAACAAGGGGCGTATTTTGTTGGATAATATAGTTGTTACTAAAGAAAATTCTCAAAGCTATAGGGAACTCTTTTCGGTCATTTTCTCCGAATTTCATTTGTTCAAAAAACTTTATGGACTCAGCAAAACTGACCCAGAACAGGTTACCAAACTGCTTAAACTCATGGAAATAGACCACAAAACCGACTATAAAAATGGAGCCTTCACAAATATAAATCTTTCTACGGGCCAACGAAAAAGGCTCGCTCTTATTGTTACGTACCTCGAAGATAAAGAAATTTATATGTTTGATGAATGGGCGGCAGATCAGGACCCCCATTTTAGAAAATATTTTTACCATACTTTGGTACCTGAGCTTAAAAAGAGAGGCAAAACAGTCATTGCTGTTTCTCATGATGATAGGTATTTTGGTGAGGCTGACAGGGTGCTTGGAATGGATTATGGAAAAATCACAGAG